GGCGGCAGCCTTGTTCTTCACCAGCTGCTTGCCGGTTTTGAACATGTGGGTCAGATGCATGCGGGCGGGGCAGACGTAGGCGCAGGCGCCGCACTCCATGCAGTCCATGATGTTGGCCTCGTTCAGCTCATCCACCATGCCCTTGGCAGCATACTGATATAAAAAGAGGGGCTCAAGGTGCACCGGACAGGCGTCCACACACTTGCCGCAGCGGATGCACTGGGGATTCTCCACGGTCTGCTCCTCGTCCTCGCAAAAGGCCAGGACGGAGCCGGTGCCCTTGGCCACGGAGATGTCCGCGGTATACTGGGCCATACCCATCATGGGGCCGCCGGCGATGATCTTATAGGTGCCGTCCTTCAGCCCACCGCAGGCATCAAAGAGTTTGGATACCGGCGTGCCGATGGGGCACTCCAAGTTCTTGGGCTCCACCACGCCGGAGCCGGAGACGGTAACCACCTTCCTCACCACGGGCATACCGGTGGTGATGGCCCGGTAGATGGCGCAGGTGGTGTTGATATTGAACACGGCGCAGCCGATATTGGAGGGCAGTCCTCCCGGGGGCACCTGCTTGCCGGTGATGGCCTGACAGAGCTGTTTTTCACCGCCCTGGGGATAGCGGCAGCGCAGGGACTCCACCACCACGGGGGCCTTCTTCTCCGAGATGACCTTATTCATGGCGTCGATGCCGTTTTGCTTGTTGTCCTCCACGCCGATGACCACCTTGTCCACACCGAACATTCTGGCCAGATAGGCGGCGCCGCCGATGATCTCCTCCGGCCGCTCCAGCATGGCCCGGTGGTCGCCGGTGATGTAGGGCTCGCACTCGGCGCCGTTGATGATAACGGTATCCACCTTGCCCAGTCCGCCGGAAATCTTGACGTGGGTGGGGAACGTGGCGCCGCCCATGCCCACGATGCCCGCGTTCTTGACGATCTCCACCATCTCGTCCACGCTGAGAGCCTCCGGGTCCGCCGGAGCGTGGACCTCTTCGCTGATCTCGTCCTGAAAATCGTTTTCGATGATTACGGACGTGATGTCGCCGCCCATGGAATAGGGGCGGGGCTCCACAGCCCTGACCGTACCGGAAACGCTGGCATGGATCGGGGCTCCCAAGCCGTGGAACTCACCGATCTTCTGGCCAATCTTCACGCGGTCTCCAGCCTTGACAAGCGGCGTGCACGGTGCACCAAAGTGCATCGACATGGGAATCACCACTTCTGCCGGGGCGGGCAGCTGTTCGATGGCCTTTTCATTGGTAGCGGCCTTCATGTCGTGGGGATGAACGCCGCCAAAGAAAGCTTGTGCCATTGTCTTCACCTCATTTTTCTCCTGGGCAGCCACGCTGCCCCATACTGTGCTAAATCATACACCAATTTCAGGTGGTTGTCCATACGTTTCCGGCGATTTCCTGTCGGATTCGTGAAACTTTTGTCACATTTTTTGTAACAGACAATCCTTTTCTTCCTCCACTTTTCCGGTAAGATTTCAAATTTTACCTTTCGAAACATGTCTTGCCATTTCCCCCAATCTGTGATACGCTACCAGGAAACAGATACTGTTTGCGCGGCGCCGGAACCGTGCCGCCGCTGAATAAGAGAGCTGCCCGCCGCGGGCACAGGAGGTTTTCATGTACATTGATCGTCGCCGTCTGAAAGAGGAAGCCAAGTCCATTCTCCAGGGGGCCAGCGTCTCCCCCATTGCCATCACGGCGCTGTATCTTGCCATCTGCCTGGGGCTGGATACACTGGACAGTGTGGTTTCCGGAGGCGCCATGGCGGTGCTCTCAGGCGCCGGGATGCTGCCCACCTTCATCACCATTTTTGTCTATCTGGTGGAGCTTGTATTGGGCATGGGGCTGACCGTCTACTGCCTTGGCGTGCGCCACAGCGTGCACATGGAGCTGTCCACTCTTTTTGACGGATTCTCCTTTGTGGGAAAGATCATCCTGCTGTTTCTTGCAGAGGGCGTCTTCATCTCCCTGTGGTCCATGCTGTTCTTTTTCCCCGGTATTGTGGCTATGTACCGCTACCGCTTTGCCTTTTACAATCTCTGTGAGGACCCGTCTCTCAGCGCCTTTGACGCCCTGAATATGAGCAAACGCCAGACCAGCGGCTATAAGCTGTCCCTTCTGACGCTGGACCTCTCCTTCATCGGATGGGGCTTTTTGATGACGCTGCCCTATACCGTGGTCAACAGCATGATCTTGAATGATGTGGCGATGCCTCTGTCCCTGCCGGTGCTGACGGTGATCTGCGGCGTGCTCTCCGGCTTGGTGGCCCTGTGGGTCCGCCCCTATCTGATCACCACCAACCTGGGCTACTATGAGCTGGCCAAGGCCAGCAGCGGCGTGGGCCGGGGATACGGCAGCTCCGATCCGCTCAGCGGCGACTCCGGTGAACCGTGGGACAACGATACCTTATAATATATTGAGCACTTCCTGCGGACATGCAAAAAAGGAGCGGCGAGAACGCCGCTCCTTCTCTTTTTGCCGCTTTTGTCCCCCTCTTCCATCCGGTCCGCGCCTTAAAAAGCGCTCTCCGGGACAAAAGAGGTTTTGCCCCAGGCTCAAAGCTGCTTCTCCCGGGCCCTCCAGCGGCGGAGCAGCTCCTGGCCCGCAGCCTGCAAAAAAGTTCCCCGCCCGGTCACCGCGTTTACAAGGCCCCTGTCCTTCAGCCGGCCCACCAGGCCCTTGACCTGGCTCTCGCTGAGGGACAGTCCATACTCTTCCGCCAGCTCCCGGGTCAGGACCTGGCGGGAGAATCGGTAGGGCGGGCGGTCCAGCAGCTCCAGCACCGCCCGGACGCTCCGGGGATCGTCCGTCTCCTGCTGTGCCTCCTGCGTCCCCTGCCCTTCCTGCGCCTCCCGCGCCCCGTCCGAGTGGGAGAGGGGGTGGAGTACGCCGGGAAGCCGGTCCGGCCAATTGGGGTCGAAGCGGGCAAAGTTGGAGACATACTCCGCCACATTGCGCAGCTCCCGCACATTGCCCGGCCAGGGGTAGTCCTCTATCTCCGTCCGGACCTGCCGGGAAAGCTCCCCGCCGTCCACACGGAACTCCTTCAGGAAGTGAGAGAACAGGGGGAGGATGTCCTCCCTCCTGCGCCGCAGCGGCGGCAGATACAGCGGCAGCACATTGAGCCGGTAGTACAGGTCCTCCCGGAACTCCCGGCGCTCCACCAGCGCCCCCATGTCCTGATTGCTGGCGGCGATGATCCGCACGTCCACGGGAATCAGCTTGCTCCCTCCCACCGGAAGCACCTTCCGCTCCTGAATGACCCGAAGCAGCTTTTTCTGCAGCTCCAGCGGCGCATCGCCGATCTCATCAAGAAAAATCGTGCCCTTGTGTGCCAGCTCAAAAAGCCCCTTTCTGCCGCCCCGCCGGGCGCCGGTGAAGGCGCCGTCGGCGTAGCCGAACAGCTCCGACTCGCTGAGAGAAAGGGAGATGGAGGCGAAGTTCACCGCTACAAACGCCCCGTTCCGCCTGGGCGATGCGTTGTGGATGGCCTGGGCCAGCAGCTCCTTGCCGCTGCCCGACTCCCCGTGGAGGAACACGGTGGACTCCCCCCGGGCAAACTCCCGGGCGGTTTGAATCAGCTCTCCCATGGCCGCTGAGCGGTAGATGATGTCTTTAAACTCATATTTGGCCGCCAGCCCCTTTTCCGTCAGGGCCCGGCGGTAGCTGTTTTCGATGCGCTCAATCTTCTTCACATCCCGCAGCATAACAATGGTGGTCCGCTCCCGGCCGCCGGAGGAGGATATCCGCTCCACATAATAGCTGTCGCTGCCGGTGCGGTGGAAAAAGTGCGGATCCTCCCCGTGGGCGCGCAGCTCCTCCACCAGGGCCCGCAGGCGGCCTTCCCCGGATCCCAGCATCTTCTCTGCCATGGGATTGATGAAAATCGGGCGCATCTGCTGATCCAGCACCAGGACGCCGTCCTCCATCAGGGCGATAATTTTTTGTAAATCCTCGGAAGTATGGGCATACTTGATATGGAGTTTCGCCAAATCCTGGGTCAGCCGGATCATCGGACGGATGTTTCCGGCGGTCAGCGTTCCACGCAGCTGCTCATAGAGACCCAGCTCCCTGGCAATAAGGACGCAGGCCTCCATGCTGAGCAAGCGGCTGTGGAGGTCCGTCACGGAGCGGTACTCTCCCGGCGGCACCGCGTCCATCTCCCCAAAGGTGATCGCATACGGGCAGTTTTTCCGGTACTCCCGGATCCCCGGGTAATAGGGGTGGTAGCGCAGCCCCTCCACCTCATAGAGTTCCATCTGCTCGATAGCCTCCTCCGTCAGCTCCCGGGTGGTGTTCACCACCAGTACATCGGAGTCGGCGGGGAGGGCAAACAGCCGCCGCACCTGATCCGGGTTCACCGCCCGGTCCGCCACCAGCACCCGGGTTCCGGGCCGAACGTACCGGATCAACTCCTCCATCTGGCGGGAAATCACCACCAGGTCGGCGTCCACCGAGCCCTCCGCCACCATGGGCCCGGCTATTACCACCTTCACCCTGGCCACCTCGCCGAAGATCTCCCGCATCTGCTTCCCGGTGTGAAGAGCGGTCCCCTGGTCCCGCAACAGGATCGTCAAGCGTTTCATCTTCATCCCTCCCATTGGATTGTACCATTTTTTGTCCGATATTGTCTATCTTTAGTTAAAATAATCAGGACAAACTTTTATCAACTCCCTGTTTTTCTGGTTTTTATAAATTGGCACGCATTTTGCTAAATAAAGAATGCGCCGCGCGGAGCGCTGCGGCCCCAAGTTCTGATGATAGATCAAAGAGAAAAGGAGAATTGCCATGAAAGAGAAAAAAGTCCGCCAGAAGCGCAAGCCCACCCTGCTGGAAGCGCTGATCCCCATCATCGCCATGCTGGTGATCCTGTTTTACGGCAAGGGATTGAAGGGCTGGTCCACTGAACCGCTGCTGATTGTGGTGGCGGCCATTGCCGCCCTGATTGCTGTCCGGGTGGGCTGCACCTGGGACGAGATGCTCAATGAAATTTCCAATAAGATCGCCAAGGGCATGCCCGCCATTTTGATTCTGATTTCCGTGGGCGCCCTCATCGGCACCTGGAAGGCCTCCGGCACCATTCCCATGATGATCTACTACGGCATCCAGATCGTCAACCCCAAGTTTTTGCTGGTCACGGCGTTTTTGATCTGCGCCCTTGTCTCCATCGTCACCGGCACTTCCTGGGGCTCCGTGGGCACCATGGGCGTGGCCCTGATGGGCATTGCCTCCGGCCTGAACGTGTCCCTACCCGCCACCGCCGGCGCCGTCATTGCCGGCTCCTATTTCGGCGATAAGCTTTCCCCCCTGTCCGACACCACCAACCTTGCGCCCATTGCCGCCGGCAGCGAGCTCTACAGCCACATCAAGCACATGCTCTGGACCACCATCCCCGCCACCGTGGTCTCCCTGATCGTCTACGCCATCGTGGGCTCCGGCACCGGCGTTGCCGCCGTGCCCAACCCCGAGACCGTGGAGACCATGCTCTCCACCCTTGACACCATGTACAACTGGAACATCCTTCTGCTGCTGCCCGCCGTCATCATTCTGGCCGGGTCCGTAATGAAGCTGCCCACCATCCCCGTCATGTTAGGGTCCTCGGCCGTGGCGGGCGTCATGGCCTTTGCCTTCCAGCACATCTCCCTGGCCAACATCCTCTCCTCCACCGTGGGCGGCTTCGACGTCTCCATGGTCACCGCAGAGGGTTTTGACCCCTCCGCCGTCATCTGGGAGGTCACCCGCCTTATCAACGGCGGCGGCATGACCAGCATCATGTCCACCACGCTGCTGGTCTTCTGTGCGTTCTGCTTTGCCGGCATCATGAGCTGCGCCGGATGCCTGGACGTGGTGCTGGAGAACCTGCTGAGCGTGGTCAAGTCCACCGGCGGCTTGATCGCCAGCACCGTGGTGGCCTGCCTAACCATGGCCCTGACCACCGGCAACTCCTATCTCTCCATCCTGATCCCCGGCGAGATGTTCCGCGACGCCTATAAGAAGCGGGGCCTGGCCGCGGTCAACCTCTCCCGCACCCTGGAGGACGCCGGCACCGTGGCCGTGCCCATTGTCCCCTGGTCCGCGGCGGGCGCCTATATGACCGCCACCCTGGGCGTGGAGACCCTGGAGTATCTGCCCTGGGCCGTGCTGTGCTATACCGGATTCCTGTTTGCCATCTTCTACGGCTTCACCGGCATCGGCATCAAAAAGCTGACACCGGAGGAAATGGCAAAGGAGGACTGATCCATGCTCCTGATCCGTTCCGCGGACGTCTATTCGCCTGAGCACATCGGCGTCCGGGACCTGCTGATTGCCCAGGGCGTCATTTTGGCCATGGAGGAGCACATTGACCTGAGCTGCTCCGCCCTGAAGGTGGAGGAGATCGACGCCTCCGGGCTCATCGCCTGCCCGGGTCTGGTGGACCAGCATCTCCACGCCATTGGAGGCGGCGGCGAGGCGGGTCCCTACAGCCGCACCCCGGAGGTACAGCTCTCCACCGTCATCAGCTCCGGTGTCACCACGGTCATCGGCGTACTGGGCACCGACGGCACCTCCCGCCACGGCGAAAGTCTGCTGGCTAAGGTCCGGGCCCTGGAGGCCGAGGGCATCAGCGCCTATATGCTCACCGGCTCCTACGAGCTGCCGGTGCACACCATGACCGGGGACGTCCGCCGGGACATCATCCTTGTCGACAAGGTGTTAGGCGTGGGGGAGATCGCACTTTCGGACCACCGCAGCTCCCAGCCCACTCTCAGCGAGCTCAAGCGCCTGGTGACCCAGGCGCGCCTGGGCGGCATGCTCTCCGGCAAGGCCGGCGTGGTGCAGTTCCACATGGGTGTGGGGGAGGCGGGCCTCTCCATGCTCTTCCGCCTTCTGGACGAGACGGAGATTCCGGCCCGCCACCTGATCCCCACCCACGTCAACCGCTCCGCCCGGCTGATGGAGGAGGGCATGGCCTTTGCCAAACAGGGCGGTTATATCGACCTGACCTCTGGCATTCGGGCCTGCGACGGGTTTGAAGGCTGCGTCTCCCCCGCCGCGGCCATCCGGCTGTGCCTGGAGGGCGGCGTGCCCATGAGCCATGTGACCATGAGCTCCGACGGCAACGGCTCCATGGCGGTCCACGATGAGCAGGGCCATGTCCGGCGGCTGCTGGTGGTCCCCCAGTCCTCTTTGCTTGAGGAGCTGCGCGCC
This window of the Dysosmobacter acutus genome carries:
- the rsxC gene encoding electron transport complex subunit RsxC, whose protein sequence is MAQAFFGGVHPHDMKAATNEKAIEQLPAPAEVVIPMSMHFGAPCTPLVKAGDRVKIGQKIGEFHGLGAPIHASVSGTVRAVEPRPYSMGGDITSVIIENDFQDEISEEVHAPADPEALSVDEMVEIVKNAGIVGMGGATFPTHVKISGGLGKVDTVIINGAECEPYITGDHRAMLERPEEIIGGAAYLARMFGVDKVVIGVEDNKQNGIDAMNKVISEKKAPVVVESLRCRYPQGGEKQLCQAITGKQVPPGGLPSNIGCAVFNINTTCAIYRAITTGMPVVRKVVTVSGSGVVEPKNLECPIGTPVSKLFDACGGLKDGTYKIIAGGPMMGMAQYTADISVAKGTGSVLAFCEDEEQTVENPQCIRCGKCVDACPVHLEPLFLYQYAAKGMVDELNEANIMDCMECGACAYVCPARMHLTHMFKTGKQLVKNKAAAERAAAEAAKKAAEEKKEA
- a CDS encoding DUF975 family protein, with the translated sequence MYIDRRRLKEEAKSILQGASVSPIAITALYLAICLGLDTLDSVVSGGAMAVLSGAGMLPTFITIFVYLVELVLGMGLTVYCLGVRHSVHMELSTLFDGFSFVGKIILLFLAEGVFISLWSMLFFFPGIVAMYRYRFAFYNLCEDPSLSAFDALNMSKRQTSGYKLSLLTLDLSFIGWGFLMTLPYTVVNSMILNDVAMPLSLPVLTVICGVLSGLVALWVRPYLITTNLGYYELAKASSGVGRGYGSSDPLSGDSGEPWDNDTL
- a CDS encoding sigma-54 interaction domain-containing protein, encoding MKRLTILLRDQGTALHTGKQMREIFGEVARVKVVIAGPMVAEGSVDADLVVISRQMEELIRYVRPGTRVLVADRAVNPDQVRRLFALPADSDVLVVNTTRELTEEAIEQMELYEVEGLRYHPYYPGIREYRKNCPYAITFGEMDAVPPGEYRSVTDLHSRLLSMEACVLIARELGLYEQLRGTLTAGNIRPMIRLTQDLAKLHIKYAHTSEDLQKIIALMEDGVLVLDQQMRPIFINPMAEKMLGSGEGRLRALVEELRAHGEDPHFFHRTGSDSYYVERISSSGGRERTTIVMLRDVKKIERIENSYRRALTEKGLAAKYEFKDIIYRSAAMGELIQTAREFARGESTVFLHGESGSGKELLAQAIHNASPRRNGAFVAVNFASISLSLSESELFGYADGAFTGARRGGRKGLFELAHKGTIFLDEIGDAPLELQKKLLRVIQERKVLPVGGSKLIPVDVRIIAASNQDMGALVERREFREDLYYRLNVLPLYLPPLRRRREDILPLFSHFLKEFRVDGGELSRQVRTEIEDYPWPGNVRELRNVAEYVSNFARFDPNWPDRLPGVLHPLSHSDGAREAQEGQGTQEAQQETDDPRSVRAVLELLDRPPYRFSRQVLTRELAEEYGLSLSESQVKGLVGRLKDRGLVNAVTGRGTFLQAAGQELLRRWRAREKQL
- the nhaC gene encoding Na+/H+ antiporter NhaC: MKEKKVRQKRKPTLLEALIPIIAMLVILFYGKGLKGWSTEPLLIVVAAIAALIAVRVGCTWDEMLNEISNKIAKGMPAILILISVGALIGTWKASGTIPMMIYYGIQIVNPKFLLVTAFLICALVSIVTGTSWGSVGTMGVALMGIASGLNVSLPATAGAVIAGSYFGDKLSPLSDTTNLAPIAAGSELYSHIKHMLWTTIPATVVSLIVYAIVGSGTGVAAVPNPETVETMLSTLDTMYNWNILLLLPAVIILAGSVMKLPTIPVMLGSSAVAGVMAFAFQHISLANILSSTVGGFDVSMVTAEGFDPSAVIWEVTRLINGGGMTSIMSTTLLVFCAFCFAGIMSCAGCLDVVLENLLSVVKSTGGLIASTVVACLTMALTTGNSYLSILIPGEMFRDAYKKRGLAAVNLSRTLEDAGTVAVPIVPWSAAGAYMTATLGVETLEYLPWAVLCYTGFLFAIFYGFTGIGIKKLTPEEMAKED
- the iadA gene encoding beta-aspartyl-peptidase produces the protein MLLIRSADVYSPEHIGVRDLLIAQGVILAMEEHIDLSCSALKVEEIDASGLIACPGLVDQHLHAIGGGGEAGPYSRTPEVQLSTVISSGVTTVIGVLGTDGTSRHGESLLAKVRALEAEGISAYMLTGSYELPVHTMTGDVRRDIILVDKVLGVGEIALSDHRSSQPTLSELKRLVTQARLGGMLSGKAGVVQFHMGVGEAGLSMLFRLLDETEIPARHLIPTHVNRSARLMEEGMAFAKQGGYIDLTSGIRACDGFEGCVSPAAAIRLCLEGGVPMSHVTMSSDGNGSMAVHDEQGHVRRLLVVPQSSLLEELRAAVTEQAVPLETALGVCTRNVAEANGLYPAKGALRPGSDADLLLLNPDFTLSTVVARGRVMLQRGQLLVRGTFE